The proteins below come from a single Triticum aestivum cultivar Chinese Spring chromosome 5D, IWGSC CS RefSeq v2.1, whole genome shotgun sequence genomic window:
- the LOC123123026 gene encoding uncharacterized protein: MHVGRGPERDYVPHYAEIRTYCLLNEHLLNRASTQFAMQIMMYCKYEITGTEVVRCLGDLLATGVMTPDVRQRAGSRTSQTPGRGRRGDDGVLRRVRAARRVEGVASSRRPRARVAWRGRPGGAACRREVRGVVVALIAEIMFIRWMEVSSLGCVGAWTWESAGRTFD, from the exons ATGCATGTTGGAAGAG GTCCTGAAAGGGATTACGTACCCCACTACGCTGAGATCCGGACATATTGTCTTCTCAATGAACACTTACTGAACCGTGCCTCAACTCAGTTTGCTATGCAAATCATGATGTACTGTAAGTATGAAATTACAG GTACGGAAGTAGTCAGATGTCTTGGAGATCTGCTCGCCACCGGGGTGATGACACCGGATGTAAGGCAGCGCGCCGGGTCGAGGACGTCGCAGACACCGGGGAGAGGGCGGCGTGGCGACGACGGCGTATTGAGGAGAGTTAGGGCTGCAAGGCGGGTCGAGGGCGTCGCGTCGTCGCGGAGACCAAGGGCAAGGGTCGCGTGGCGAGGGCGGCCGGGCGGGGCGGCGTGCCGACGCGAGGTTCGTGGCGTGGTGGTGGCGTTGATCGCGGAGATAATGTTTATTCGCTGGATGGAGGTGTCATCGTTAGGATGTGTAGGAGCCTGGACGTGGGAGTCTGCCGGCAGAACATTTGATTAG